The following are encoded together in the Leptospira brenneri genome:
- a CDS encoding endonuclease III domain-containing protein gives MKQSKKTPKVTEVYRLLEAEFGVVETPLHFSKPYELAIAVILSAQCTDERVNTVTPELFRTFPTLESFAKAPLAAIEKKIFSTGFYKNKAKSIQGFARMVLDQFGGEIPKTMEEAIKLPGFGRKTANVVLAEIYGVVEGFVVDTHVKRLTKRLGFTNKTDPVQIEREMMKITPKEICRNLSLYLIFLGRKNCQARRTFCSTCPLASLCPSFSE, from the coding sequence TTGAAACAATCCAAAAAAACACCCAAAGTCACCGAAGTCTACCGTCTCTTAGAGGCGGAGTTCGGTGTCGTAGAAACCCCCCTTCATTTTTCTAAACCCTACGAGCTTGCGATCGCTGTCATTTTAAGTGCACAGTGTACGGATGAACGAGTGAACACTGTCACACCTGAACTCTTTCGCACCTTTCCCACTCTCGAATCCTTTGCCAAAGCACCTCTTGCGGCCATAGAGAAAAAAATCTTCTCCACTGGGTTTTATAAAAATAAAGCCAAAAGCATCCAAGGTTTTGCTCGTATGGTTCTAGATCAGTTTGGTGGTGAGATTCCCAAAACGATGGAAGAGGCAATTAAACTTCCAGGGTTTGGAAGAAAAACCGCCAATGTTGTCCTTGCTGAAATTTATGGAGTGGTGGAAGGGTTTGTCGTCGACACTCATGTCAAACGACTCACCAAGCGTTTGGGTTTCACGAATAAAACTGATCCCGTACAAATTGAACGGGAAATGATGAAGATCACTCCTAAGGAGATTTGCCGAAACCTATCTCTGTACCTAATATTTCTCGGTCGTAAGAACTGCCAAGCCCGCCGGACATTTTGTTCGACTTGTCCTCTCGCTTCCCTATGTCCTTCGTTTTCGGAGTAG
- a CDS encoding UbiA-like polyprenyltransferase — MNFFKNLILYAKMVKFSHTLFALPFAGISFILAYLESTLDTGDLLRIGALVLVCMVSARSAAMGFNRYVDSEIDEKNPRTQNREIPSGKISKLSALLFIGLSSFIFIFASFFVNKLAFLLSFPALFVLFLYSLTKRFTLFCHLVLGFAISLAPLGAWIAITETVNLVPILFSLGLLFHISAFDVLYAIQDMDFDAKENLHSIPSRLGETKSRMIAVILHIFSFVFFIFAGISAGLGVMYFLILSVIGILVLYEHKISYEYKSKDLPMVFYQINSWISVVLFLAILFDKWNEFLLKVSSGISFR, encoded by the coding sequence ATGAACTTCTTTAAAAACCTAATTCTCTACGCTAAAATGGTCAAATTTTCTCACACACTCTTTGCTCTCCCTTTTGCAGGGATTAGTTTCATCCTAGCTTACCTTGAATCCACCTTGGATACGGGAGACCTCCTTAGGATTGGGGCCCTTGTCCTTGTTTGTATGGTGAGTGCTCGAAGTGCTGCCATGGGATTCAACCGGTATGTAGATTCGGAAATTGATGAAAAGAACCCAAGAACACAAAATAGAGAGATCCCTTCTGGAAAAATCTCCAAACTTTCGGCTCTTCTTTTTATAGGACTTTCTTCCTTCATTTTTATCTTTGCCAGTTTCTTTGTTAATAAACTTGCTTTTCTGTTATCTTTCCCGGCTCTTTTTGTTTTATTTCTTTATTCACTGACCAAACGGTTTACTCTGTTTTGTCATTTGGTTTTGGGATTTGCCATTTCTCTTGCTCCCCTTGGTGCTTGGATTGCCATCACAGAAACTGTAAATTTGGTTCCCATTCTTTTTTCATTGGGTTTACTTTTTCATATTTCCGCCTTTGATGTGTTATATGCCATTCAAGATATGGACTTTGATGCGAAAGAAAACTTACATAGCATTCCTTCTCGTCTCGGTGAAACGAAGTCTCGGATGATTGCTGTGATTTTACATATTTTCTCTTTTGTATTTTTTATTTTTGCAGGGATTAGTGCAGGGCTTGGGGTGATGTATTTTCTCATCCTTTCTGTGATTGGAATTTTGGTTTTGTATGAACATAAAATTTCTTACGAGTACAAATCCAAAGATTTGCCGATGGTTTTTTACCAAATCAATTCTTGGATCAGTGTGGTTTTATTCCTTGCGATTCTTTTTGATAAGTGGAACGAATTTTTATTAAAAGTTTCTTCTGGAATTAGTTTTCGATGA
- a CDS encoding UbiX family flavin prenyltransferase, which produces MKLVVGLAGASGSIYAARFLRALYELEGETFITASPASLRIFSEEYETKVESAEDILSFVETKWKTKPKHKFHIRNFFDIGSDIASGSNTWDAMVVIPCSMKTVASMSAGLTENLIERAADVTLKERRRLIIVPRETPYNRIHLKNLLALDEAGAIILPASPGFYQMPKTLDDLGDFIAGRILNLIGVNQTLFPKWLG; this is translated from the coding sequence ATGAAACTCGTTGTGGGTCTTGCGGGAGCTAGCGGCAGTATTTATGCAGCCAGGTTCCTTCGTGCTCTCTATGAATTAGAGGGCGAGACTTTTATTACAGCAAGTCCCGCTTCTTTACGTATTTTTTCCGAAGAGTACGAAACAAAGGTGGAGTCGGCAGAAGACATTTTATCTTTTGTAGAAACCAAATGGAAAACAAAACCCAAACACAAGTTTCATATACGTAATTTTTTTGATATTGGGTCTGACATTGCCAGTGGTTCCAACACTTGGGACGCGATGGTAGTGATTCCTTGTAGTATGAAAACTGTCGCTTCGATGTCAGCGGGTCTTACTGAAAACTTGATTGAAAGAGCGGCCGATGTCACTCTCAAAGAGAGAAGAAGACTTATCATTGTTCCCAGGGAAACACCTTACAATAGAATTCATTTAAAAAATCTTTTGGCACTAGATGAAGCGGGAGCGATCATCCTTCCCGCATCCCCAGGGTTTTACCAAATGCCAAAAACCTTAGACGATCTTGGAGATTTTATTGCTGGAAGGATCCTGAATCTAATAGGTGTGAACCAAACACTTTTTCCTAAGTGGTTGGGGTAA
- a CDS encoding acyl-CoA thioesterase, with product MVDTIQNKLRDMELVTQHLVQPDDLNYHNNLFGGKMLSWIDEGMAMYVMNKIRYTNIVTMSMDNVVFRSPARAGDIIQIYGKIVKYGKSSVTSRTLAITNNPQTGKMSAVIESDITYVCLGENGKPTAYFRNFTPTT from the coding sequence ATGGTCGATACAATTCAGAACAAACTCCGAGATATGGAACTGGTCACCCAACACCTGGTGCAACCAGACGATTTGAACTACCATAACAATCTTTTTGGGGGGAAAATGCTCTCCTGGATCGACGAAGGGATGGCAATGTATGTGATGAATAAAATTCGTTATACCAATATTGTCACCATGAGTATGGACAATGTGGTATTTCGCTCCCCCGCCCGGGCTGGCGACATCATTCAAATCTATGGAAAAATCGTAAAATACGGAAAATCTTCCGTCACATCGAGGACTTTGGCCATCACGAACAATCCGCAAACGGGAAAAATGTCTGCTGTCATTGAAAGTGACATCACCTACGTATGCTTAGGTGAAAATGGAAAACCAACTGCTTACTTTCGGAATTTTACCCCAACCACTTAG
- the pyrB gene encoding aspartate carbamoyltransferase, which yields MHSYSHKNILDTLQFSKEDLNFLIEKTKRMNALHESGKAFGILNGKLLASLFFEASTRTRLSFEAAMERLGGRLISTVGFQFSSISKGETLYDTMKMIEAYVDIAVIRHPVEGSSRIAAGAVNIPVINAGDGAGQHPTQALLDLYTIFSEKGKIDGLNIAFIGDLKYGRTIHSLINLLRHYPVHLYLISPDELRLPEKYKKNLEGYPMTWEETADIKAFWDADVAYVTRIQEERFPDHREYEKLKDIYKVNKELVLASKKDTTILHPLPRVNELSTDVDDLPNAAYFRQAKYGVVVRMALLCLSLGVDFD from the coding sequence ATGCACTCTTATTCTCACAAAAACATTCTAGACACCCTCCAATTTTCCAAAGAGGACTTAAACTTCCTCATTGAAAAAACCAAACGAATGAATGCTCTTCATGAATCAGGGAAGGCATTCGGGATTTTGAACGGAAAACTTCTCGCTTCTTTGTTTTTTGAAGCGAGTACGAGGACCAGGCTCTCTTTTGAGGCTGCCATGGAGAGATTGGGGGGTAGGCTCATCTCCACAGTAGGATTTCAGTTCTCTTCCATTTCCAAGGGAGAAACTCTTTATGATACCATGAAGATGATCGAGGCTTATGTGGACATCGCCGTCATTCGCCATCCCGTGGAAGGGTCTTCAAGGATTGCGGCAGGGGCTGTGAACATACCTGTCATCAATGCAGGGGACGGTGCCGGCCAACATCCCACCCAAGCACTTCTCGATTTATACACGATCTTTTCTGAAAAAGGAAAGATCGATGGTCTGAACATCGCTTTTATTGGTGATTTAAAATACGGAAGAACCATCCATTCACTCATCAATCTTCTGAGACATTACCCGGTGCATTTGTATCTCATCAGTCCCGATGAATTAAGACTTCCTGAAAAATACAAAAAGAATTTGGAAGGGTATCCTATGACCTGGGAAGAAACGGCCGACATCAAAGCTTTCTGGGATGCAGATGTTGCTTACGTAACAAGGATTCAAGAAGAAAGATTTCCTGATCATAGGGAATACGAAAAACTAAAAGATATTTATAAAGTAAATAAGGAGCTTGTATTAGCTTCTAAAAAAGATACTACCATCCTCCATCCACTCCCTCGCGTGAATGAGCTTTCTACAGATGTAGATGATCTTCCAAATGCAGCATACTTCCGTCAGGCGAAGTATGGAGTGGTGGTGAGAATGGCTTTACTTTGCCTGAGTCTCGGAGTGGACTTTGACTAA
- a CDS encoding DUF2203 domain-containing protein, translated as MTKKIWTLAEAREVLPLVREITKEYYLRASVLADDVRNKLLPENVLEAKEEEIGEIVNHWTNEILAMQIDVKGLWLVDFDHGSGFYCWTWGEEDVLYEHGYHEGFRSRKLIEENKEENDSDK; from the coding sequence TTGACTAAAAAGATTTGGACTTTAGCAGAGGCAAGGGAAGTCCTTCCTTTGGTGCGAGAGATCACAAAAGAATATTATTTAAGAGCCAGCGTTCTTGCTGATGATGTGAGAAACAAACTTCTCCCAGAAAATGTTTTGGAAGCGAAAGAAGAAGAGATTGGTGAAATTGTAAATCATTGGACAAATGAAATTTTGGCCATGCAAATTGATGTCAAAGGTTTGTGGCTCGTTGATTTTGATCATGGCAGCGGGTTCTATTGTTGGACTTGGGGCGAAGAAGATGTGTTATACGAACACGGTTATCATGAAGGATTTAGATCGAGAAAACTCATAGAGGAAAATAAAGAAGAAAATGACTCAGATAAATGA
- a CDS encoding LL-diaminopimelate aminotransferase has product MTQINENYLKLKAGYLFPEIGRRVKVYSEANQAAKIIRLGIGDVTLPLAPTIVNAMVDAAKEMGVSQGFHGYGPEQGYSFLIQKIIAHDYTARGVQIAEDEVFVSDGSKCDCGNIQEIFSLDSKIAVVDPVYPVYVDTNVMAGRTGEVGSDGRYANIIYMPATEENNFEPDFPKEKPDIIYLCYPNNPTGMVATKARLTEWVNFAKKIGSIILYDSAYESFIQDPEIPKSIYEIPGAKEVAMEFRSFSKTAGFTGTRCAYLVIPKDLKGKTKAGEEISFNSLWNRRHTTKFNGVSYVTQKGAEAVFSPQGQVEIKEQISYYMQNAKLIREGLAKAGYTVFGGTNAPYIWLKTPKGLKSWEFFDELLNKAQVVGTPGSGFGPAGEGYFRLSAFGKREDVISALERIQKM; this is encoded by the coding sequence ATGACTCAGATAAATGAAAACTATTTAAAATTGAAAGCAGGATATTTGTTTCCTGAAATCGGAAGAAGGGTCAAAGTATATTCCGAAGCCAACCAAGCTGCTAAAATCATTCGTCTTGGAATTGGGGATGTTACTTTGCCTTTGGCACCAACGATTGTGAACGCTATGGTGGACGCGGCCAAAGAAATGGGAGTTTCCCAAGGCTTCCATGGATACGGTCCAGAACAAGGGTATTCGTTTCTCATTCAAAAGATCATTGCACATGACTACACGGCACGTGGAGTCCAAATTGCTGAGGATGAAGTTTTTGTTTCTGACGGTTCAAAATGTGACTGCGGAAACATCCAAGAGATCTTTTCTTTAGATAGTAAAATTGCCGTAGTGGATCCCGTATATCCCGTGTATGTTGATACAAACGTGATGGCGGGTCGCACGGGAGAAGTAGGGTCTGACGGCCGATATGCGAATATCATTTATATGCCTGCTACCGAAGAAAATAATTTCGAACCTGATTTTCCAAAAGAAAAACCAGATATCATTTATCTTTGTTATCCAAACAATCCAACAGGGATGGTCGCAACAAAAGCTCGTCTTACGGAGTGGGTGAACTTTGCTAAAAAAATTGGCAGTATCATTTTGTATGATTCCGCTTATGAGTCTTTCATCCAGGATCCTGAAATTCCTAAGTCCATTTATGAAATTCCGGGTGCCAAAGAAGTGGCGATGGAGTTTCGATCTTTCTCTAAAACAGCAGGATTTACAGGAACACGTTGTGCTTACCTTGTGATCCCGAAAGACTTAAAAGGAAAAACAAAAGCAGGGGAAGAAATTAGTTTTAATTCTCTTTGGAACCGCCGCCATACAACCAAGTTCAATGGAGTGTCGTATGTGACACAAAAAGGAGCGGAGGCAGTGTTCTCTCCCCAAGGCCAAGTGGAGATCAAAGAACAAATTTCCTACTATATGCAAAATGCGAAGCTCATCAGAGAAGGACTCGCAAAAGCCGGATACACCGTATTTGGTGGGACGAATGCTCCTTACATTTGGTTAAAAACTCCAAAAGGTCTGAAATCTTGGGAATTTTTTGACGAACTTCTAAACAAAGCCCAAGTGGTAGGAACCCCTGGATCCGGATTTGGACCGGCGGGAGAGGGTTATTTTCGACTTTCTGCCTTTGGAAAGCGAGAAGACGTGATTTCTGCCCTAGAACGAATCCAAAAAATGTAA
- a CDS encoding adhesin OmpL37 family surface protein, with amino-acid sequence MGKWKFILFFAMVVGHISHISAVSPEQTNLGILIFENKENLNFINVALSNLAPSQEETPSAQPGTAAPAEDPSKKNLDFDYFKLLKAANQSDFSGNMWYLQSNYVYGFRQLRQAQGELKNIFEIVLQKYIEDARALLEAAAPTIIRSNDNNAKALLRLGFRDLRSSEDLYTTGLNSSPHQYRYKLTLYKEGILTLRRAKRFAILAMIYSKTPDEDKPEYQYRSNEDLKDARNEEKQRNYEKVRDTLINFVENKRMERTVVPPGNPDAKPLDLMEQHDDNYGFITSKKLDLLLEANAQIKETEGARRESVPPTPKFDENGKAIYPEEKKK; translated from the coding sequence ATGGGAAAATGGAAATTCATCCTCTTTTTTGCAATGGTTGTGGGTCATATCTCACATATCAGTGCAGTATCTCCAGAACAAACGAATCTGGGTATTTTGATCTTTGAGAACAAAGAAAACTTAAATTTTATCAATGTGGCCCTTAGTAATTTGGCCCCTTCTCAAGAAGAAACTCCTTCTGCCCAACCGGGAACTGCGGCACCTGCTGAAGATCCTTCCAAAAAGAATTTGGATTTTGATTATTTCAAACTTCTAAAAGCAGCGAACCAATCTGATTTTAGTGGAAACATGTGGTATCTACAAAGTAACTACGTGTATGGATTTCGCCAACTTCGCCAAGCACAAGGGGAACTGAAAAATATTTTTGAAATCGTGCTTCAAAAATATATCGAAGATGCCAGAGCACTTCTAGAAGCTGCGGCTCCTACCATCATTCGTTCTAATGATAATAACGCCAAAGCGTTGTTACGTTTAGGTTTTCGTGATCTTCGTTCTTCTGAAGATCTTTATACTACCGGTCTTAATTCCAGCCCACACCAATACCGATACAAACTCACTCTTTACAAAGAAGGGATTTTGACACTTCGTCGTGCGAAACGTTTTGCTATCCTCGCGATGATTTATAGCAAAACTCCAGATGAAGACAAACCGGAATACCAATATCGTTCGAACGAAGATTTGAAAGATGCTCGTAATGAAGAAAAACAACGTAACTACGAGAAAGTAAGAGATACACTTATCAACTTTGTGGAAAACAAACGTATGGAAAGAACGGTTGTCCCTCCCGGAAATCCTGATGCAAAACCATTGGATCTTATGGAACAACATGATGACAACTACGGATTCATCACTTCCAAAAAGTTAGATTTACTTTTAGAAGCGAATGCACAAATCAAAGAGACCGAAGGTGCAAGACGTGAGTCTGTTCCTCCAACTCCTAAGTTTGATGAAAACGGAAAAGCAATCTACCCAGAAGAAAAGAAAAAATAA
- a CDS encoding DNA-directed RNA polymerase I subunit RPA34, with amino-acid sequence MKFESLYRHFLLTRATHLPVISEEGELLGLLSKDRVHRELSDLGREREDLDEIPVEILETELHENLLLFFKESTQIPVIGLDGEKKDNWDKPRFLAAFTRLDTSQVRDPKLEEIESKLEKKRENADSVQWFMELILSHFPDGLLATDVNGATVFYNETFENEILTKPLFRDSLQLAEKYLHNLNREVLAAYLKEHDLSLGKDADTNVLYTNLTDLRLTLRIITLKKEKKVFGFLYHFSPSSFANPTGNGDSEFPNLGEAFRSKLPLESVLEEMEAHYIHKSLKRNSNNISHTATELGVPRTTLQNRIRFLKLSERFQNEAKTKTVIPRKRAEKAEEKQKKVTEKSKTLPTKKAKTVKKPVKSSKLATKAKKQSPKPRQASKKSKKRR; translated from the coding sequence GTGAAGTTCGAATCACTCTATCGTCATTTTTTGCTGACAAGGGCCACCCACCTTCCCGTGATTTCGGAAGAGGGTGAGTTACTTGGCCTTCTTTCCAAAGACCGTGTACACCGCGAGTTGTCTGATTTGGGAAGAGAAAGGGAAGATCTCGACGAAATTCCCGTAGAAATTTTAGAAACAGAACTTCACGAAAATCTATTACTCTTTTTTAAAGAATCCACACAGATTCCGGTCATTGGTCTTGATGGTGAAAAAAAAGACAATTGGGACAAACCCAGGTTCCTTGCCGCATTCACTCGTTTAGACACGAGCCAAGTTCGTGACCCAAAACTGGAAGAAATCGAATCTAAACTCGAAAAGAAAAGAGAAAATGCAGATTCTGTGCAATGGTTTATGGAACTCATCCTTTCTCATTTTCCGGACGGGCTTCTCGCCACCGATGTGAATGGCGCTACAGTTTTTTATAACGAAACTTTTGAAAACGAAATTCTCACAAAACCATTGTTTCGTGATTCTTTACAACTAGCAGAAAAATACCTTCACAATCTCAATCGGGAAGTCCTCGCTGCTTATTTAAAAGAACATGATTTGAGTTTGGGAAAGGATGCGGACACGAATGTCCTTTATACGAATTTAACAGATCTAAGGCTAACTTTACGAATCATTACCTTAAAAAAAGAAAAAAAGGTTTTTGGGTTTTTGTATCATTTTTCGCCTTCTTCTTTCGCCAATCCTACGGGAAATGGAGATTCAGAATTTCCCAATTTAGGAGAAGCTTTCCGCTCCAAACTTCCCTTAGAGTCCGTTTTGGAAGAAATGGAAGCGCATTACATCCATAAGTCGCTAAAAAGAAACTCGAATAATATATCTCATACTGCCACGGAGCTAGGTGTCCCTAGAACTACCTTACAGAATCGCATTCGTTTTTTAAAACTCTCAGAACGTTTCCAAAATGAGGCAAAAACGAAAACGGTAATCCCAAGGAAACGTGCAGAAAAGGCCGAAGAGAAACAAAAAAAAGTCACTGAAAAAAGCAAAACCCTTCCCACAAAGAAGGCCAAAACCGTTAAGAAACCAGTGAAATCTTCAAAATTAGCGACGAAAGCGAAGAAACAGAGCCCAAAACCAAGACAAGCAAGTAAAAAGTCGAAAAAAAGACGTTGA